A genomic stretch from Bacillus sp. E(2018) includes:
- a CDS encoding DUF1054 domain-containing protein, which yields MTFNGFNDSDFKVFQTQGLDERMEEIINQIRPKLEALGNKYAEELSALTGEEMFFHVAKHARRTVNPPKDTWVAFAPNKRGYKMLPHFQIGLWETHVFVWFALIYEAPIKDAYGQIILKNLNKIKKSIPNDFVWSDDHMKPDSTPHREVKKARLEEMATRLSTVKKAELLCGVRIEKDEAATMSEKDWYERIDETFKTLLPLYELRKKL from the coding sequence ATGACATTTAACGGATTTAATGATTCAGACTTTAAGGTTTTCCAAACACAAGGACTTGATGAGCGTATGGAAGAAATCATCAACCAGATTCGTCCAAAACTCGAGGCCTTAGGGAATAAATATGCAGAAGAACTAAGTGCACTTACTGGAGAAGAGATGTTCTTCCATGTTGCAAAACATGCTAGAAGAACGGTAAATCCTCCAAAAGATACTTGGGTAGCTTTTGCACCTAATAAAAGAGGTTATAAGATGTTGCCACATTTTCAAATAGGACTTTGGGAAACTCATGTTTTTGTTTGGTTCGCACTCATCTACGAAGCCCCAATAAAGGATGCATACGGACAAATAATTCTTAAGAATTTAAACAAGATCAAGAAGAGTATACCTAACGATTTTGTATGGTCTGATGATCATATGAAGCCTGATAGCACTCCACATCGAGAAGTAAAAAAGGCACGTTTAGAAGAAATGGCAACCCGTCTTAGTACGGTAAAAAAAGCAGAATTACTTTGCGGCGTACGCATTGAAAAAGATGAAGCAGCAACCATGAGCGAGAAAGACTGGTATGAACGAATTGATGAGACATTTAAAACGCTCTTACCTCTGTATGAACTAAGAAAGAAGCTATAA
- a CDS encoding nitronate monooxygenase family protein, translated as MNTRLTELLHIKFPIIQGGLAYLAYSELASAVSNAGGLGQITAMSLSNSSMLRTEIQRTKKLTSNPFGVNFAIGQHGRPYEEMLETAIEEGVEVISVTGGNPAPVLDRLKDTGIKTLVLVSSVRQAMKAEQLGADAVMAVGQEGGGHIGKDDTGTFVLVPRVVENVSIPVIASGGIGDGKGLMAALALGAEGIEMGTRFIATKECVHAHPSYKQLVVESSELDTVVIKRTLGAPGRTLRTDFTLKILEEENKSGTYQHLKDYISGEANQKFIYEGRSNEGFGWAGQIIGRINDVPSVEELFNRMVAESEDIKQRLNNLF; from the coding sequence ATGAACACTAGACTTACTGAACTTTTACATATTAAATTTCCGATTATACAAGGTGGCCTCGCATACTTGGCGTATTCTGAACTTGCTTCAGCCGTTTCTAACGCTGGTGGACTAGGTCAGATTACAGCTATGTCATTATCGAATTCAAGCATGTTGAGAACTGAAATTCAAAGAACAAAAAAATTAACATCAAATCCTTTTGGAGTTAATTTTGCGATTGGACAACATGGAAGACCTTATGAAGAGATGCTTGAGACGGCAATCGAAGAAGGGGTGGAAGTAATCAGTGTAACAGGAGGGAATCCTGCGCCTGTATTAGATCGTTTGAAAGATACAGGAATAAAAACATTAGTACTCGTGTCGAGTGTTAGACAAGCCATGAAAGCAGAACAATTAGGAGCAGATGCTGTGATGGCAGTAGGTCAAGAAGGCGGTGGCCATATCGGGAAGGATGACACGGGAACATTTGTCTTAGTTCCCAGAGTCGTTGAGAATGTTTCAATCCCAGTGATCGCCTCAGGAGGTATAGGGGATGGAAAAGGACTAATGGCTGCTCTTGCTCTAGGTGCGGAAGGGATTGAGATGGGTACAAGATTTATCGCTACAAAAGAATGTGTTCACGCACATCCTTCATATAAACAGCTTGTTGTTGAAAGCTCGGAATTAGATACAGTGGTTATCAAGAGGACACTAGGTGCACCCGGCAGAACGCTACGAACAGATTTCACACTAAAAATTTTAGAAGAAGAAAATAAGAGTGGTACATATCAACACTTAAAAGATTATATTAGTGGAGAGGCGAATCAAAAATTTATTTATGAAGGAAGAAGTAACGAAGGATTTGGGTGGGCTGGACAAATTATCGGGAGAATTAATGATGTGCCTTCAGTAGAAGAATTGTTTAATAGGATGGTTGCGGAGTCTGAAGACATTAAACAAAGATTAAACAACCTTTTCTAA
- a CDS encoding aminotransferase class I/II-fold pyridoxal phosphate-dependent enzyme, with translation MSQHETPLFTGLREHANKNPLQFHIPGHKKGQGMDEEFKDFIGQNALSIDLINITPLDDLHHPKGMIKKAQALAAQAFGADHTFFSVQGTSGAIMTMIMSVVSPGDKILVPRNVHKSIMTAIVFSGATPIFIHPEIDHELGISHGITPDSVEKALNQHPDAKAVLVINPTYFGFAADLKGIVDIAHRFEVPVLVDEAHGVLIHFHDHMPLSAMQAGADMAATSVHKLGGSLTGSSILNVKEGLVSPQRVQTILSMMTTTSTSYILLASLDAARRRLATEGYTLIEKTIRLANETRAKINDIPNLYCVGEEKLGTSATFDYDPSKLLISVKDLGITGYEAETWLRQNFNIEVELSDLYNILCLITTADHEKDTMVLVQALSQLSDELSHSKNEEIKSIPVHVPDIPVLALSPRDAFYANTESVPFEESAGRIIAEFVMVYPPGIPIFIPGEIITKENLEYIKENLEAGLPVQGPENADLKYLKVIQEQVAIR, from the coding sequence TTGTCTCAACACGAAACCCCTTTATTTACTGGTTTGCGTGAACATGCAAACAAAAACCCATTGCAGTTTCACATTCCTGGTCACAAAAAAGGACAAGGAATGGATGAAGAATTTAAAGATTTTATTGGACAGAACGCATTATCAATTGACCTGATTAACATTACTCCTTTAGATGACCTGCATCATCCAAAAGGAATGATTAAAAAAGCACAAGCGCTTGCAGCACAAGCTTTTGGAGCAGATCATACTTTCTTTTCTGTACAAGGAACAAGCGGTGCCATCATGACGATGATCATGTCTGTCGTGTCACCAGGAGATAAAATTCTCGTACCACGAAACGTGCATAAGTCAATTATGACAGCTATTGTGTTTTCAGGTGCAACTCCAATCTTTATCCATCCTGAAATTGATCACGAGCTTGGAATTTCACACGGCATCACGCCTGACAGCGTAGAGAAAGCTTTAAATCAACATCCTGACGCGAAAGCGGTACTGGTCATCAACCCGACATATTTTGGTTTTGCAGCTGACTTAAAAGGGATTGTAGATATTGCTCATCGGTTTGAAGTACCTGTTCTTGTAGATGAGGCACACGGCGTTTTGATCCACTTTCATGATCATATGCCCCTTTCTGCGATGCAAGCTGGAGCAGATATGGCAGCAACGAGTGTTCATAAATTGGGCGGCTCACTAACAGGAAGTTCTATATTAAATGTAAAAGAAGGACTTGTATCGCCACAACGTGTGCAAACCATTCTTAGTATGATGACTACGACATCGACATCCTATATCCTTCTTGCATCATTGGATGCTGCTCGTCGCCGTCTTGCAACTGAAGGGTATACACTCATTGAAAAAACGATTCGACTAGCCAACGAAACTCGAGCAAAGATCAATGATATTCCTAATCTATATTGTGTAGGTGAAGAAAAACTTGGAACTTCCGCTACATTTGATTATGACCCATCTAAGCTTTTAATCTCAGTAAAAGATCTTGGTATTACAGGGTATGAAGCTGAAACATGGCTACGTCAAAACTTTAATATTGAGGTAGAGTTATCTGATTTGTACAACATATTATGTTTGATTACAACGGCTGATCATGAAAAAGATACGATGGTCCTCGTTCAAGCGTTATCTCAACTTTCTGATGAATTAAGTCATTCAAAGAATGAAGAGATAAAATCGATACCTGTACATGTTCCAGATATACCTGTGCTTGCACTATCGCCTCGTGATGCATTTTACGCAAATACAGAGAGTGTACCTTTCGAAGAATCTGCCGGCAGGATTATCGCAGAGTTCGTAATGGTCTATCCGCCAGGAATACCGATCTTCATCCCTGGTGAAATTATTACGAAGGAAAATTTGGAATATATTAAAGAAAACCTTGAAGCCGGTCTACCGGTTCAAGGCCCAGAAAATGCAGATTTAAAGTACTTGAAAGTTATTCAAGAACAAGTTGCTATTCGATAA
- a CDS encoding GapA-binding peptide SR1P: MGVIICQTCETTIEHFEEEKVTTLYSNTCPHCHEQTNLDK, translated from the coding sequence ATGGGAGTAATCATTTGCCAAACGTGTGAAACTACAATTGAACATTTTGAAGAGGAAAAAGTGACCACTTTATATTCAAACACATGCCCGCATTGCCATGAGCAAACGAACTTAGATAAGTAA
- a CDS encoding DUF3055 domain-containing protein: protein MEWFEKLYDESESVNVRFVGFTTDTVRYDFGIVYTNMFFGKPLVVCMQTGRSALLDSNDIGNLEYIKQAFHIKTLKEAEDLALFFEEAVPNIQTIEQYD, encoded by the coding sequence ATGGAATGGTTCGAAAAATTGTATGACGAGAGTGAGTCCGTGAATGTCCGATTTGTAGGTTTTACTACAGATACAGTTAGGTATGATTTTGGCATTGTTTATACGAATATGTTTTTTGGTAAACCATTAGTAGTATGCATGCAAACAGGAAGGTCAGCGTTATTAGATTCAAATGATATAGGGAATCTTGAATATATCAAGCAGGCTTTTCACATTAAAACACTTAAAGAAGCTGAGGATCTGGCGCTTTTCTTTGAAGAAGCTGTACCGAACATTCAAACGATAGAACAATATGATTAA
- a CDS encoding DUF1885 family protein has product MSQSAYVKLVPASVKQVITLDELKDLLLYYRSITTKTGEQLSWGYGEAAFPYTIEEKAEAEGRWFYLKGIDQRKNRYILVGVGEEEEDANNKKHYIQFTLTDISTHGDKGKANEFCKFIASKLKGELHLFNGRVMYYYPKK; this is encoded by the coding sequence ATGTCTCAAAGCGCCTATGTTAAACTTGTTCCCGCATCTGTAAAACAAGTAATCACATTAGATGAACTCAAAGACCTTCTGCTGTATTACCGTTCCATCACAACTAAAACTGGCGAACAATTATCATGGGGTTATGGTGAAGCGGCATTTCCGTACACGATTGAAGAAAAAGCAGAAGCTGAAGGAAGATGGTTTTATTTAAAAGGTATAGATCAAAGAAAAAATAGATATATTTTAGTTGGTGTCGGAGAAGAAGAAGAAGATGCTAACAACAAAAAACATTACATACAATTTACACTAACTGACATTTCCACTCATGGTGATAAAGGCAAAGCTAATGAGTTCTGTAAGTTTATTGCTTCAAAATTAAAAGGTGAACTTCACCTTTTTAATGGCAGAGTGATGTATTATTATCCTAAGAAATAA
- the lpdA gene encoding dihydrolipoyl dehydrogenase, producing MVVGDFPIELDTLVIGSGPGGYVAAIRAAQLGQKVAIAEKAEMGGVCLNVGCIPSKALINAGHRVEHANHSEDMGITVDNVTVDFSKVQDWKAGIVKKLTGGVEGLLKGNKVEIIRGEAYFVNENTVRIMDEKNSQTYTFKNAIIATGSRPIEIPGFKWSDRIISSTGALALKEIPKKMVVIGGGYIGMELGTAYANFGTEVTILEGSKQILPGFEKQMSQVVSKRLKKKGNVEVFTEAMAKGVEETKDGVTVTAEIKGESKTFEADYVLVTVGRRPNTEELGLEQVGVEMTERGLIKINKKAQTNVSGIYAIGDVVEGPALAHKASYEGKVAAEVISGHAAEIDYMAIPAVVFTDPELATVGYDEKSAKEAGFDVKASKFPFAANGRALSMNETDGFMKLITRKEDGLVLGAQIAGGNASDMIAELGLAIEAGMTAEDIAMTIHAHPTFGEISMEAAEVAIGLPVHIVK from the coding sequence ATGGTAGTAGGAGATTTTCCAATTGAGTTAGACACACTTGTCATAGGTTCAGGTCCTGGGGGATATGTTGCGGCAATTCGTGCAGCACAATTAGGACAAAAAGTGGCTATTGCGGAAAAGGCAGAAATGGGAGGCGTTTGTTTAAACGTTGGTTGTATTCCATCAAAAGCTTTGATTAATGCAGGTCACCGTGTAGAACATGCTAATCACTCTGAAGATATGGGGATTACTGTTGATAACGTAACAGTTGATTTCAGCAAAGTTCAAGACTGGAAAGCAGGCATCGTTAAGAAGCTTACTGGCGGGGTTGAAGGACTTTTAAAAGGAAATAAAGTTGAGATCATTCGTGGTGAAGCTTATTTCGTAAATGAAAACACTGTACGTATCATGGATGAGAAGAACTCTCAAACATACACGTTCAAAAATGCGATCATCGCTACTGGTTCACGTCCTATTGAAATCCCAGGTTTTAAATGGAGTGACCGTATTATCTCTTCTACAGGAGCTCTTGCTCTTAAGGAAATCCCTAAGAAAATGGTAGTTATCGGTGGCGGTTATATTGGTATGGAGCTTGGAACAGCTTATGCGAACTTCGGTACAGAAGTAACAATCCTGGAAGGAAGCAAACAGATCCTTCCTGGTTTTGAAAAGCAAATGAGCCAAGTCGTTTCAAAACGCTTAAAGAAAAAAGGCAATGTAGAAGTATTTACAGAAGCTATGGCTAAAGGCGTTGAAGAAACAAAAGACGGAGTTACTGTAACAGCTGAGATCAAAGGTGAGTCTAAGACTTTTGAAGCTGACTATGTTCTTGTTACTGTTGGCCGTCGTCCAAATACTGAAGAACTTGGTCTTGAGCAAGTTGGCGTTGAAATGACTGAACGCGGTCTGATTAAAATCAACAAAAAAGCTCAAACAAACGTTAGCGGTATCTATGCGATCGGTGATGTAGTTGAAGGTCCAGCACTTGCTCACAAAGCTTCTTACGAAGGTAAGGTAGCAGCGGAAGTAATCTCTGGACATGCTGCAGAGATCGACTACATGGCTATCCCTGCTGTAGTATTCACAGATCCAGAACTTGCTACAGTTGGCTACGATGAGAAATCTGCTAAAGAAGCAGGATTCGATGTAAAAGCATCTAAATTCCCATTCGCAGCTAACGGTCGTGCACTATCTATGAACGAAACAGATGGTTTCATGAAACTTATCACTCGTAAAGAAGATGGACTTGTATTAGGAGCTCAAATTGCTGGTGGAAATGCATCTGATATGATCGCGGAACTAGGATTAGCAATCGAAGCGGGTATGACTGCTGAAGACATCGCTATGACGATTCACGCTCATCCGACATTCGGTGAGATTTCTATGGAAGCAGCTGAAGTTGCAATCGGACTTCCAGTACACATTGTAAAATAA
- a CDS encoding dihydrolipoamide acetyltransferase family protein yields the protein MAYEFKLPDIGEGIHEGEIVKWFVKAGDEVKEDDILLEVQNDKAVVEIPSPVDGKILELKVDEGTVSVVGDVLVTIEAEGEIPADAHGGGEEAPEQPKAEEEKNVTADQAKEADKSEAKTDKTEDTAKEEPADESKRVIAMPSVRKYAREKEVDIRKVQGSGDNGRVLKEDIDKFVSGGGAAEAAPQANETEAAPKAEAKKEAPKAIPAGEMETREKIKGIRKAISKAMVNSKHTAPHVTLMDEVDVTDLVAHRKKFKQVAADKGIKLTYLPYVVKALTSALREYPVLNASIDDANEEIVYKHYYNIGIAADTDNGLMVPVVKDADRKSIFKISSEINELATKARDGKLSGEEMKGGSCTITNIGSAGGQWFTPVINHPEVAILGIGRIAEKAVVKDGEVVVAPVLALSLSFDHRLIDGATAQNALNHIKRLLNDPQLLVMEA from the coding sequence TTAAAGAAGATGATATCCTGCTTGAAGTACAAAACGATAAAGCTGTAGTTGAAATTCCATCTCCTGTAGACGGTAAAATTCTTGAACTAAAAGTAGACGAAGGAACAGTATCTGTTGTAGGTGATGTTTTAGTAACAATTGAAGCAGAAGGTGAAATTCCTGCTGATGCTCATGGTGGTGGTGAGGAAGCTCCAGAACAACCTAAAGCTGAAGAAGAAAAGAACGTAACTGCTGATCAAGCTAAAGAAGCTGACAAATCAGAAGCTAAAACAGATAAAACTGAAGATACAGCTAAGGAAGAACCAGCAGACGAATCTAAGCGTGTAATTGCAATGCCTTCTGTTCGTAAATATGCTCGTGAAAAAGAAGTAGATATTCGTAAAGTTCAAGGTTCTGGCGATAACGGACGTGTGCTTAAAGAAGACATCGACAAATTCGTAAGTGGCGGCGGAGCAGCAGAAGCAGCACCACAAGCTAATGAAACCGAAGCAGCTCCAAAAGCTGAAGCGAAGAAAGAAGCGCCTAAAGCAATTCCTGCTGGAGAAATGGAAACTCGTGAAAAGATCAAAGGAATCAGAAAAGCGATCTCAAAAGCGATGGTTAACTCCAAACATACAGCTCCGCATGTTACACTAATGGATGAAGTGGACGTTACTGATCTTGTTGCACACCGTAAGAAATTTAAGCAAGTTGCTGCAGATAAAGGCATCAAGCTTACTTATCTTCCATACGTGGTAAAAGCATTAACTTCTGCATTGCGTGAATACCCTGTGCTTAATGCATCTATCGACGATGCGAACGAAGAAATCGTATACAAGCACTATTACAACATAGGTATTGCGGCAGATACAGATAACGGACTAATGGTACCAGTTGTTAAAGATGCTGATCGTAAATCCATCTTTAAAATCTCTTCTGAAATCAATGAACTAGCTACTAAAGCACGTGATGGTAAGCTTTCTGGTGAAGAGATGAAGGGCGGATCTTGTACGATTACAAATATCGGTTCTGCAGGCGGTCAATGGTTCACACCAGTAATCAACCACCCAGAAGTAGCCATCTTAGGTATCGGCCGTATTGCTGAAAAAGCAGTTGTTAAAGATGGAGAAGTAGTAGTAGCTCCTGTTTTAGCTTTATCTCTTAGCTTTGACCACCGTCTGATCGATGGTGCAACAGCTCAAAATGCATTGAATCACATTAAGCGTTTATTGAACGATCCACAACTATTAGTAATGGAGGCGTAA